In a genomic window of Trichoderma atroviride chromosome 4, complete sequence:
- a CDS encoding uncharacterized protein (SECRETED:SignalP(1-22)) gives MRFHLPNLLVTAALISAGAVLAQDIPTDVPVSALLTSAQEHLTKGETNEALAYYDAAIARDPTNYLSFFKRATTYLSLGRANLATEDFNKVLALRPNFPGAHIQLAKIKAKAAEWDGAKADYAAAGEASDSPDVLALTAAEEAMKLALAAEKEGNWEECVNHAGDAIVVASRYAPLREARSHCRFERGELEEGIGDLRHVLQMRPGDISPHVVISAVSFYNLGDLDAGVGQIRKCLHSDPDSKVCKKLHKQEKAVTKAFNKVTGQLSKGQYTTASRALVGTEEEPGLLATVEGQVNELREEGRIPAKGKVFLYEQLVEMVCQAYVESASKHADKYCDEAIQLNADSFWALLHRGKTLLKKEEFEAAIQALESAANAHPDKRDKINPILNKAQIELKRSKTKDYYKVLGVANDADERQIKSAYRKASKQYHPDKAHKQGITKEEAEKKMQGINEAYEVLSDPELRARFDRGDDPNSNERGSPFQGSPFGGQHWAFQQPGGGGGQQFKFHFNNGPFGF, from the exons ATGCGCTTTCACTTGCCAAACCTGCTTGTGACGGCCGCACTTATATCGGCCGGCGCTGTGTTGGCGCAAGACATTCCCACAGATGTGCCCGTATCGGCGCTCCTGACTTCGGCGCAAGAGCATCTCACAAAGGGCGAGACCAACGAAGCGCTAGCCTACTACGATGCCGCCATCGCTCGCGATCCCACCAACTACctgtccttcttcaagcGAGCCACCACCTATCTGTCGCTCGGTCGCGCAAACCTGGCAACTGAGGACTTCAACAAGGTGCTTGCCCTGCGACCAAACTTCCCGGGCGCGCACATTCAACTcgccaagatcaaggccaaggctgctgaatGGGATGGCGCAAAGGCCGATTACGCGGCGGCGGGCGAGGCCTCTGATTCCCCCGATGTGCTGGCCCTaacggcggcggaggaggcaaTGAAGCTTGCGTTGGCTGCCGAAAAGGAGGGGAACTGGGAGGAGTGTGTCAATCATGCGGGAGATGCCATCGTCGTCGCCTCGAGATATGCGCCGTTACGTGAGGCGCGGTCGCACTGTCGCTTCGAGCGCGGCGAGTTGGAGGAAGGCATTGGCGATCTCCGCCACGTGCTACAGATGCGACCTGGCGATATCTCTCCCCATGTCGTCATCTCAGCTGTTTCGTTCTACAATTTGGGGGATCTTGACGCTGGTGTCGGGCAGATTCGGAAGTGTCTTCACTCCGATCCAGACTCGAAAGTCTGCAAGAAGTTACACAAGCAAGAGAAAGCCGTTACAAAGGCCTTCAACAAGGTCACTGGTCAGCTTAGCAAGGGACAATACACCACTGCAAGCAGAGCGCTGGTCGGAACGGAGGAGGAGCCTGGGCTTCTTGCAACTGTAGAGGGACAAGTCAATGAGCTGCGCGAGGAAGGGAGAATACCTGCCAAAGGGAAGGTCTTTTTATACGAACAACTGGTCGAGATGGTTTGCCAGGCATACGTCGAG TCAGCTAGCAAACATGCCGATAAGTATTGCGATGAAGCCATTCAGCTAAATGCAGACTCCTTCTGGGCTCTTCTACATCGCGGCAAGACGCTGctaaagaaggaagagtTCGAGGCAGCTATTCAAGCATTAGAAAGTGCAGCGAACGCGCATCCTGATaagagagacaagatcaACCCAATTCTGAACAAGGCACAGATTGAACTTAAACGGAGCAAGACAAAAGACTACTACAAGGTTCTTGGTGTGGCCAACGATGCTGATGAGAGACAGATCAAGTCTGCATACCGCAAGGCATCCAAGCAGTACCATCCAGATAAAGCTCACAAGCAAGGCATTACCAAAGAGGAagcggagaagaagatgcaagGCATCAATGAGGCGTACGAGGTGTTGAGCGACCCTGAATTGCGCGCCCGGTTTGACAGAGGAGACGACCCCAACTCCAACGAAAGAGGAAGCCCATTCCAAGGCTCGCCGTTTGGTGGCCAGCACTGGGCATTCCAGCAGCCcggtggaggtggaggacAACAATTCAAATTTCACTTCAACAACGGGCCATTTGGATTTTAA
- a CDS encoding uncharacterized protein (EggNog:ENOG41), with protein sequence MTGSGQAPAGGNAGNYGGQAPHRSYEDRAAAREQMMSNIRETSQQDRRVYVGNLSYDVKWHHLKDFMRQAGEVLFADVLLLPNGMSKGCGIVEYATREQAQQAVAQLSNQNLMGRLVYVREDREAEPRFIGATGGANRGGFSGGGGGGGGGGGGGGGRQIYVANLPYTVGWQDLKDLFRQAARIGGVMRADVHLGADGRPKGSGIVVFENPEDARNAIQQFNGYEWQGRLLEVREDRFAGGGGGMGFGGRGGYGGGMRGGFGGRGGFGFGGGRGGFGFGGRGGFGGGAPGGGPGGGPPGGGPPGGGFDTSAAPAVAPNAFTDNAAPGTERNEIIYVRNLPWSTSNDDLVELFTTIGKVEQAEIQYEPSGRSRGSGVVRFDSIDTADTAIAKFQGYQYGGRPLHLSFVKYLNQASGDSMETDPHAGLTQDQIM encoded by the exons ATGACTGGGTCAGGACAAGCGCCCGCCGGCGGCAATGCTGGCAACTATGGGGGACAGGCACCCCATCGATCCTACGAAGACCGGGCCGCTGCCCGAgagcagatgatgagcaACATCCGCGAGACCTCGCAGCAGGACCGCCGCGTCTATGTCGGCAATCTCTCCTACGATGTCAAGTGGCACCATCTTAAAGATTTTATGAGACAGG CTGGAGAGGTACTCTTTGCCGACGTATTATTACTTCCAAATGGAATGTCGAAG GGATGCGG AATTGTGGAATATGCTACAAGGGAGCAAGCGCAGCAGGCGGTTGCTCAGCTCAGCAATCAAAACCTAATGGGTCGCCTTGTCTACGTTCGAGAG gATCGCGAGGCCGAACCTCGATTCATCGGTGCTACGGGGGGTGCCAACCGTGGCGGATTcagtggtggcggcggcggtg gcggcggcggcggcggcggcggcggtggccgTCAAATCTACGTTGCCAAC CTTCCATATACTGTCGGCTGGCAAGACTTGAAAGATCTCTTCCGACAAGCAG CCCGAATCGGCGGAGTGATGCGTGCTGATGTGCATCTCGGAGCTGATGGTAGACCTAAGGGCTCTGGAATTGTCGTTTTTGAGAATCCCGAGGACGCACGAAACGCCATCCAACAGTTCAACGGTTACGAGTGGCAAGGTCGTCTACTTGAAGTTCGCGAAGACCGCtttgctggcggcggcggtggcatgGGCTTCGGTGGTCGTGGAGGATACGGAGGAGGTATGCGTGGTGGCTTTGGCGGCCGTGGAGGCTTCGGTTTTGGTGGCGGCCGCGgaggcttcggcttcggcggaCGTGGGGGTTTCGGCGGTGGCGCCCCTGGAGGTGGCCCCGGAGGTGGCCCTCCCGGTGGTGGTCCTCCCGGTGGTGGTTTTGATACTTCTGCCGCGCCAGCAGTTGCCCCGAATGCCTTCACCGACAACGCAGCTCCAGGGACGGAACGAAATGAGATCATTTATGTTCGAAAT CTGCCATGGTCAACCAGCAACGATGATTTGGTTGAATTGTTCACCACAATTGGCAAGGTCGAACAAGCAGAGATTCAATACGAACCCAGCGGCAGGTCTCGAGGCAGCGGTGTTGTCCGTTTTGACTCAATTGACACCGCCGATACGGCAATTGCCAAGTTCCAAGGTTACCAGTATGGTGGTCGGCCGCTGCACCTGAGCTTCGTCAAATATCTGAACCAAGCCAGCGGTGACAGCATGGAAACTGATCCTCACGCCGGACTGACACAAGACCAGATTATGTAA